From Nitrosopumilus sp., the proteins below share one genomic window:
- a CDS encoding DEAD/DEAH box helicase encodes MKDYEQIQQTNPILESLFKKFGFTNLTEIQKKASPIILQKKDCLVIAPTGSGKTECSVIPIFSLLKNSKIKGKIKALYITPLRALNRDVFRRITQYAHENELTLEIRHGDTSQKDRKKINENPPDILITTPETLVILLTQLKMLNALSELEWLIIDEVHELLASERGSQLSLSVERLELNSKFPLTRIGLSATIGNFEEAGKFVVGTKRKCEIIQDTSVRKYDVEVKYVDGSISDVAEKIIEYVIDLDLNSPILLFTNTRGEAEFLASILKEKSSIHIELHHGSLSKEVREETEQTLRDGNKGIVVCTSSLELGLDIGSVELVIHYGSPRQVSKLVQRIGRSRHNREASAKGLIITNNSDDEFEARAILDRIKEGSIEEQNIHLGSLDVLAHHLVGLTMQIGELSVDQTFELVTKAFPFRNLKIEELIDVLDLLDSNYLIFFDRTKMTFWKKGRSFKYYFENLSTIPDILKFKVFDSVGKKIIGSLDQRFVGDYGDSGNIFVLKGSQWRILNVDEKSFTVNVEPFRGRGITVPYWEGESIPIDYKTARKVGYFRSEVRNGKLELTNKIIENLKFQDIPDDNHIIVESNKSQGSICIHSCFGTKINSTLSTLLSSMLSSVLGSVVDSRSDGYRIVLSSRSRISEKLFFEILKDDYDLNSIISASLTGTHNVNWRTWCVAKKFGIVGRGAIYERKSARFLYERYSKTALVNEALRELFHDKYDLKNSDKILKKIRNNDIYVKWMEVDNFSKLAEPILDHTSKYYSSPANLDKGIIDLVKARLEKTKHRLICARCGKWEKVVETSEVKNILVCPYCKGRQITTTYYSDYDLPKIIRKKHEGKKLSADEKHKFVRAWKVSSLVENFGKIAITVMSGYGVGADTAARILRNMVDEEHLFKQIYEAERQYVVTRGFWDS; translated from the coding sequence ATGAAAGATTACGAACAAATTCAACAGACAAACCCAATTCTTGAATCTCTATTTAAAAAATTTGGATTTACTAATTTAACAGAAATTCAGAAAAAAGCTTCACCAATTATACTACAAAAAAAAGATTGTCTTGTTATTGCTCCTACTGGTTCTGGAAAAACCGAATGTTCTGTAATCCCAATCTTTTCACTTTTAAAAAATTCAAAAATAAAAGGAAAAATAAAAGCTCTTTACATTACTCCATTACGCGCTTTAAATCGAGATGTTTTTAGAAGAATCACACAATATGCTCATGAAAATGAATTAACTCTTGAAATAAGACATGGTGATACTTCTCAAAAAGATAGAAAAAAAATCAATGAAAATCCACCAGATATTCTTATTACAACACCTGAAACTTTAGTGATTCTTTTGACACAATTAAAAATGCTAAATGCATTATCTGAGTTAGAATGGTTGATAATTGATGAAGTACACGAATTACTTGCAAGTGAAAGAGGCTCACAACTTTCTTTAAGTGTTGAAAGACTGGAATTAAATTCTAAATTTCCTCTTACAAGAATAGGATTATCAGCAACAATTGGAAATTTTGAGGAAGCAGGAAAATTTGTTGTAGGTACCAAAAGAAAATGTGAAATCATTCAAGATACATCAGTAAGAAAATATGACGTAGAAGTAAAGTATGTTGATGGTTCAATTTCAGATGTTGCTGAGAAAATTATTGAGTATGTTATAGATCTCGATTTGAATTCCCCTATTTTGTTATTTACTAACACAAGGGGTGAAGCCGAATTTCTTGCTTCGATCTTAAAAGAAAAGTCTTCTATCCATATTGAATTGCATCATGGTTCATTATCAAAAGAAGTAAGAGAAGAAACAGAGCAAACACTGCGTGATGGAAATAAAGGAATTGTTGTATGTACATCATCTCTTGAATTAGGATTAGATATAGGTTCAGTTGAATTGGTTATCCATTATGGTTCCCCTAGACAAGTATCAAAATTAGTTCAAAGAATAGGTAGAAGCAGACATAATCGTGAAGCTTCTGCTAAAGGACTAATCATTACAAATAATTCAGATGATGAATTTGAAGCTCGTGCAATTCTTGATCGTATTAAAGAAGGCTCAATTGAAGAACAAAATATTCATCTAGGTTCATTGGATGTTTTAGCACATCATTTAGTAGGATTAACTATGCAAATTGGTGAACTTTCGGTCGATCAAACTTTTGAATTAGTTACTAAGGCATTCCCATTTCGAAATTTGAAGATTGAAGAATTGATTGATGTTTTGGATCTATTGGATTCAAACTATTTGATATTTTTTGACAGAACAAAAATGACTTTTTGGAAGAAAGGACGATCATTCAAATATTATTTTGAGAATCTTTCAACAATTCCTGATATTCTTAAATTCAAAGTATTTGACAGTGTTGGAAAAAAAATCATTGGTTCATTAGATCAAAGATTTGTGGGAGATTATGGTGATTCAGGAAATATCTTTGTTTTAAAAGGATCTCAATGGAGAATACTAAATGTTGATGAAAAATCATTTACAGTAAATGTTGAGCCATTTAGAGGTAGGGGAATAACCGTCCCTTATTGGGAAGGTGAAAGTATTCCCATTGATTATAAAACTGCAAGAAAGGTAGGTTATTTTCGGAGTGAGGTTAGAAATGGTAAACTTGAATTAACCAATAAAATTATCGAGAATTTAAAATTTCAAGATATTCCTGATGATAACCATATAATAGTTGAATCAAATAAATCCCAAGGGTCAATTTGTATTCATTCATGTTTTGGAACAAAAATTAATTCCACATTATCTACACTATTATCCTCAATGCTTTCTTCTGTATTAGGATCAGTAGTTGATTCAAGATCCGATGGTTATAGAATAGTTTTATCATCAAGATCAAGAATTTCAGAAAAACTTTTCTTCGAAATTCTTAAAGATGATTATGATCTTAATTCGATTATTTCTGCATCCCTAACCGGAACTCATAATGTGAATTGGAGAACATGGTGTGTTGCAAAAAAATTTGGTATTGTAGGACGAGGTGCAATTTATGAACGAAAGTCTGCCCGATTTTTATATGAAAGATATTCAAAAACTGCACTTGTAAATGAGGCACTTCGTGAACTATTTCATGATAAATATGATTTGAAAAATTCTGATAAAATATTAAAAAAAATTCGAAATAATGATATCTATGTTAAATGGATGGAAGTTGATAATTTTTCAAAATTAGCCGAACCAATTTTAGATCATACATCAAAATATTATTCATCACCAGCAAATCTAGATAAAGGAATTATAGATCTTGTAAAAGCAAGGCTTGAAAAAACAAAACATAGATTGATTTGTGCTAGATGTGGAAAATGGGAAAAAGTAGTTGAGACATCAGAAGTAAAAAATATCTTAGTATGCCCATATTGTAAAGGTAGACAAATTACTACAACATACTATTCTGATTATGATCTTCCTAAAATTATTCGAAAAAAACATGAAGGAAAAAAACTATCTGCTGATGAAAAACATAAGTTTGTTCGTGCCTGGAAAGTTAGTTCACTGGTGGAGAATTTTGGCAAAATTGCTATCACTGTAATGTCTGGATATGGTGTTGGTGCAGATACTGCTGCAAGAATATTACGTAATATGGTTGATGAAGAACATTTGTTCAAACAAATCTATGAGGCAGAGAGACAATATGTTGTAACTAGGGGGTTTTGGGATTCTTAA